DNA sequence from the Prolixibacter sp. SD074 genome:
GGTTGGGATCAGCTATTACCTGAAAAGCAATCCATCGGACGACTTGATGACAGAGCGGCTGAGAAACCTCGCCAATGTCTTAATAAAACACTATACGGAAAACCAGGCGCCCGACTGGAACTGGTTTGAATCGTTACTTGCTTACGACAATGGTATTTTGCCACTTGCCCTATTGCATTCGGCAGAAATACTGAACGACGAAAAAATAACCAATGTAGCTATTGAGTCGATGGATTTCCTGACAAGACATACCTTAAAGGATAACTATTTATCGATCATAGGCAATGAGAAATGGTATAAAAAAGAGGGCGAACGCTCTGTTTTTGCCCAGCAACCAATTGATGCCATGGCTATGGTACTCATGTTTCACCAGGCTTTTCACTTAACCAGAGACAAAGAATACCTGAACAAACTTTATACTTCTTTTTTGTGGTTTTTGGGAGAGAACGACCTGCGTATGAGCCTGTATGATTTTGAAACGAAGGGGTGTTGCGATGGGTTTGAAAATTATGGAGTAAACCGTAACCAGGGAGCCGAAAGCTCGCTGGCCTATTTAATTTCGCATTTAACGGTATTGCAGGCTTACGAAGAGTTTCATGAGTCTGACTAAAGATCCATAAAAAAGTCCCGCCAATAGCGGGACTCAAAAATTGTAAATGGTATGTTGTATTATTATAAACTATACAAGTTTCACATCAACCGCATTTAATCCTTTTTGTCCTTCTCTCAATTCAAAAGTTACTTCATCGTTCTCCCTGATGTTATCAATCAATCCGGTTGAATGGACAAAATATTCTTTCGACGAATCTTCGTCTTTAATAAATCCGA
Encoded proteins:
- a CDS encoding cold-shock protein, producing the protein MNKGTVKFFNDSKGFGFIKDEDSSKEYFVHSTGLIDNIRENDEVTFELREGQKGLNAVDVKLV